Proteins encoded in a region of the Planococcus citri chromosome 1, ihPlaCitr1.1, whole genome shotgun sequence genome:
- the LOC135832555 gene encoding apoptosis-inducing factor 3-like isoform X1 has protein sequence MTSKILLISLILKSTLDETLPGIDGAPSSVKPEDLCCPCPCPCDKNSGQETIEAVVCKDSDVPDNGMKEFPFGPDGDKILLVKQQGKLYGLGTKCSHYGVPLVNGALGKGRIRCPAHGACFNVSTGDIEEAPGLDGIPCFQVQTLANGDVVVCAAKSALKTPKKVKPMVRKSCNLKQTYVVVGAGAAGSSCAEVLRQEGFKGRIVVIGEEKHLPYDRVKSNKAMDMDVNKIILREKEFYDSNDIEMMNGERVTKLDTNSKIVSTDSGKEFPYDKVFIGVGVKPRRPTFIPNHELENIFTIRNIDDGNLVDSKLGPLVKVVIIGSSFIAMESAAYCAPKVARVTVIGRSSVPFSDTLGEEVGDRFKRYFESRGVSYRNNSNVVRFEGENDKLTQVVLNTGEVIPADICIVGIGSEYDTGFLKDTGVTLTKNGAIEVNEYLQTNLDGVFAGGDTCNAPVHGSKNVKASIGHWQLAQHHGRIAALNMLGKQEPIRSVPFFFSAMFSFNLRYSGYGHGFTEAITVGDLENFKFVTYYLKDDEVIAATSIGADPIVAKVAEVLHSGKKIVKEGVHKNQWLSKYDSKVFS, from the exons atgacttctAAAATTCTATTGATATCGCTCATTTTGAAGTCAACATTGGATGAAACATTGCCTGGTATTGATGGAGCACCATCATCAGTAAAACCGGAAGATTTATGCTGTCCATGTCCATGCCCATGTGATAAAAATTCAG GGCAAGAAACAATAGAGGCTGTGGTGTGTAAAGACTCCGACGTGCCTGATAATgg CATGAAAGAATTTCCATTTGGCCCGGATggcgataaaattttattagtgAAACAACAAGGAAAATTGTACGGACTTGGTACAAAATGTTCCCATTATGGAGTTCCTCTCGTGAACGGAGCTTTAGGAAAAGGACGAATCCGATGTCCGGCTCATGGAGCGTGTTTCAACGTATCTACAG GTGATATTGAAGAAGCCCCTGGCCTGGATGGAATCCCTTGTTTTCAGGTTCAAACTTTGGCAAATGGTGATGTAGTCGTATGTGCTGCCAAATCAGCTttaaaaacaccgaaaaaaGTAAAACCGATGGTGCGCAAGAGTTGTAATTTGAAACAAACTTACGTAGTTGTTGGAGCAG GTGCTGCTGGATCTTCGTGCGCTGAAGTGTTAAGACAAGAAGGCTTCAAAGGAAGAATCGTTGTCATCGGAGAAGAGAAACATTTACCTTATGATCGTGTAAAAAGCAATAAGGCAATGGATATGGATGTCAATAAGATTATTCTCAGAGAGAAAGAATTTTATGAT TCGAACGATATCGAAATGATGAATGGCGAAAGAGTTACCAAGTTAGACACTAATAGTAAAATAGTTTCTACCGACTCCGGTAAAGAGTTTCCTTACGATAAAGTATTCATTGGTGTCGGAGTTAA ACCTCGCCGACCAACGTTCATACCAAATcacgaattggaaaatattttcacaattcgAAACATCGATGACGGTAACCTAGTCGATTCCAAATTGGGACCATTAGTCAAAGTTGTTATAATCGGATCATCTTTCATTG ccatGGAATCGGCAGCCTATTGCGCCCCCAAAGTAGCCAGAGTTACAGTAATCGGTAGGAGCTCCGTACCATTTTCGGACACTCTCGGAGAAGAAGTAGGCGATCGATTCAAGAGATACTTTGAATCAAGAGGAGTTTCCTATAGAAATAACTCAAATGTTGTCCGATTTGAAGGAGAAAATGACAAATTAACTCAAGTAGTCTTAAATACTGGCGAGGTGATACCTGCGGATATCTGCATCGTCGGTATCGGATCCGAATACGATACAGGTTTTCTGAAGGACACTGGTGTCACTTTAACTAAGAACGGCGCTATTGAAGTTAACGAa TATTTACAAACAAACCTCGATGGTGTTTTTGCTGGTGGTGACACGTGTAACGCCCCGGTTCATGGATCGAAAAATGTTAAAGCGAGCATTGGTCATTGGCAGTTGGCTCAACATCATGGCAGAATCGCTGCTCTGAATATGCTAGGAAAACAAGAACCGATAAGATCTGTACCATTCTTCTTTTCGGCTatgttttctttcaacttgCGATACTCGG GTTATGGGCATGGTTTTACCGAAGCTATTACTGTTGGTGAcctagaaaatttcaaattcgtaaCGTATTATTTAAAAGACGACGAAGTGATCGCAGCCACGTCTATTGGAGCTGATCCTATTGTCGCTAAAGTTGCCGAGGTGCTTCATAGCGGCAAAAAAATCGTTAAAGAGGGAGTACATAAAAACCAATGGCTTTCAAAGTACGACTCGAAAGTTTTTTCGTAA
- the LOC135832555 gene encoding apoptosis-inducing factor 3-like isoform X5, whose product MGGQETIEAVVCKDSDVPDNGMKEFPFGPDGDKILLVKQQGKLYGLGTKCSHYGVPLVNGALGKGRIRCPAHGACFNVSTGDIEEAPGLDGIPCFQVQTLANGDVVVCAAKSALKTPKKVKPMVRKSCNLKQTYVVVGAGAAGSSCAEVLRQEGFKGRIVVIGEEKHLPYDRVKSNKAMDMDVNKIILREKEFYDSNDIEMMNGERVTKLDTNSKIVSTDSGKEFPYDKVFIGVGVKPRRPTFIPNHELENIFTIRNIDDGNLVDSKLGPLVKVVIIGSSFIAMESAAYCAPKVARVTVIGRSSVPFSDTLGEEVGDRFKRYFESRGVSYRNNSNVVRFEGENDKLTQVVLNTGEVIPADICIVGIGSEYDTGFLKDTGVTLTKNGAIEVNEYLQTNLDGVFAGGDTCNAPVHGSKNVKASIGHWQLAQHHGRIAALNMLGKQEPIRSVPFFFSAMFSFNLRYSGYGHGFTEAITVGDLENFKFVTYYLKDDEVIAATSIGADPIVAKVAEVLHSGKKIVKEGVHKNQWLSKYDSKVFS is encoded by the exons ATGGGCG GGCAAGAAACAATAGAGGCTGTGGTGTGTAAAGACTCCGACGTGCCTGATAATgg CATGAAAGAATTTCCATTTGGCCCGGATggcgataaaattttattagtgAAACAACAAGGAAAATTGTACGGACTTGGTACAAAATGTTCCCATTATGGAGTTCCTCTCGTGAACGGAGCTTTAGGAAAAGGACGAATCCGATGTCCGGCTCATGGAGCGTGTTTCAACGTATCTACAG GTGATATTGAAGAAGCCCCTGGCCTGGATGGAATCCCTTGTTTTCAGGTTCAAACTTTGGCAAATGGTGATGTAGTCGTATGTGCTGCCAAATCAGCTttaaaaacaccgaaaaaaGTAAAACCGATGGTGCGCAAGAGTTGTAATTTGAAACAAACTTACGTAGTTGTTGGAGCAG GTGCTGCTGGATCTTCGTGCGCTGAAGTGTTAAGACAAGAAGGCTTCAAAGGAAGAATCGTTGTCATCGGAGAAGAGAAACATTTACCTTATGATCGTGTAAAAAGCAATAAGGCAATGGATATGGATGTCAATAAGATTATTCTCAGAGAGAAAGAATTTTATGAT TCGAACGATATCGAAATGATGAATGGCGAAAGAGTTACCAAGTTAGACACTAATAGTAAAATAGTTTCTACCGACTCCGGTAAAGAGTTTCCTTACGATAAAGTATTCATTGGTGTCGGAGTTAA ACCTCGCCGACCAACGTTCATACCAAATcacgaattggaaaatattttcacaattcgAAACATCGATGACGGTAACCTAGTCGATTCCAAATTGGGACCATTAGTCAAAGTTGTTATAATCGGATCATCTTTCATTG ccatGGAATCGGCAGCCTATTGCGCCCCCAAAGTAGCCAGAGTTACAGTAATCGGTAGGAGCTCCGTACCATTTTCGGACACTCTCGGAGAAGAAGTAGGCGATCGATTCAAGAGATACTTTGAATCAAGAGGAGTTTCCTATAGAAATAACTCAAATGTTGTCCGATTTGAAGGAGAAAATGACAAATTAACTCAAGTAGTCTTAAATACTGGCGAGGTGATACCTGCGGATATCTGCATCGTCGGTATCGGATCCGAATACGATACAGGTTTTCTGAAGGACACTGGTGTCACTTTAACTAAGAACGGCGCTATTGAAGTTAACGAa TATTTACAAACAAACCTCGATGGTGTTTTTGCTGGTGGTGACACGTGTAACGCCCCGGTTCATGGATCGAAAAATGTTAAAGCGAGCATTGGTCATTGGCAGTTGGCTCAACATCATGGCAGAATCGCTGCTCTGAATATGCTAGGAAAACAAGAACCGATAAGATCTGTACCATTCTTCTTTTCGGCTatgttttctttcaacttgCGATACTCGG GTTATGGGCATGGTTTTACCGAAGCTATTACTGTTGGTGAcctagaaaatttcaaattcgtaaCGTATTATTTAAAAGACGACGAAGTGATCGCAGCCACGTCTATTGGAGCTGATCCTATTGTCGCTAAAGTTGCCGAGGTGCTTCATAGCGGCAAAAAAATCGTTAAAGAGGGAGTACATAAAAACCAATGGCTTTCAAAGTACGACTCGAAAGTTTTTTCGTAA
- the LOC135832555 gene encoding apoptosis-inducing factor 3-like isoform X3: protein MGGKPSKRQETIEAVVCKDSDVPDNGMKEFPFGPDGDKILLVKQQGKLYGLGTKCSHYGVPLVNGALGKGRIRCPAHGACFNVSTGDIEEAPGLDGIPCFQVQTLANGDVVVCAAKSALKTPKKVKPMVRKSCNLKQTYVVVGAGAAGSSCAEVLRQEGFKGRIVVIGEEKHLPYDRVKSNKAMDMDVNKIILREKEFYDSNDIEMMNGERVTKLDTNSKIVSTDSGKEFPYDKVFIGVGVKPRRPTFIPNHELENIFTIRNIDDGNLVDSKLGPLVKVVIIGSSFIAMESAAYCAPKVARVTVIGRSSVPFSDTLGEEVGDRFKRYFESRGVSYRNNSNVVRFEGENDKLTQVVLNTGEVIPADICIVGIGSEYDTGFLKDTGVTLTKNGAIEVNEYLQTNLDGVFAGGDTCNAPVHGSKNVKASIGHWQLAQHHGRIAALNMLGKQEPIRSVPFFFSAMFSFNLRYSGYGHGFTEAITVGDLENFKFVTYYLKDDEVIAATSIGADPIVAKVAEVLHSGKKIVKEGVHKNQWLSKYDSKVFS from the exons ATGGGCGGTAAGCCAAGCAAGA GGCAAGAAACAATAGAGGCTGTGGTGTGTAAAGACTCCGACGTGCCTGATAATgg CATGAAAGAATTTCCATTTGGCCCGGATggcgataaaattttattagtgAAACAACAAGGAAAATTGTACGGACTTGGTACAAAATGTTCCCATTATGGAGTTCCTCTCGTGAACGGAGCTTTAGGAAAAGGACGAATCCGATGTCCGGCTCATGGAGCGTGTTTCAACGTATCTACAG GTGATATTGAAGAAGCCCCTGGCCTGGATGGAATCCCTTGTTTTCAGGTTCAAACTTTGGCAAATGGTGATGTAGTCGTATGTGCTGCCAAATCAGCTttaaaaacaccgaaaaaaGTAAAACCGATGGTGCGCAAGAGTTGTAATTTGAAACAAACTTACGTAGTTGTTGGAGCAG GTGCTGCTGGATCTTCGTGCGCTGAAGTGTTAAGACAAGAAGGCTTCAAAGGAAGAATCGTTGTCATCGGAGAAGAGAAACATTTACCTTATGATCGTGTAAAAAGCAATAAGGCAATGGATATGGATGTCAATAAGATTATTCTCAGAGAGAAAGAATTTTATGAT TCGAACGATATCGAAATGATGAATGGCGAAAGAGTTACCAAGTTAGACACTAATAGTAAAATAGTTTCTACCGACTCCGGTAAAGAGTTTCCTTACGATAAAGTATTCATTGGTGTCGGAGTTAA ACCTCGCCGACCAACGTTCATACCAAATcacgaattggaaaatattttcacaattcgAAACATCGATGACGGTAACCTAGTCGATTCCAAATTGGGACCATTAGTCAAAGTTGTTATAATCGGATCATCTTTCATTG ccatGGAATCGGCAGCCTATTGCGCCCCCAAAGTAGCCAGAGTTACAGTAATCGGTAGGAGCTCCGTACCATTTTCGGACACTCTCGGAGAAGAAGTAGGCGATCGATTCAAGAGATACTTTGAATCAAGAGGAGTTTCCTATAGAAATAACTCAAATGTTGTCCGATTTGAAGGAGAAAATGACAAATTAACTCAAGTAGTCTTAAATACTGGCGAGGTGATACCTGCGGATATCTGCATCGTCGGTATCGGATCCGAATACGATACAGGTTTTCTGAAGGACACTGGTGTCACTTTAACTAAGAACGGCGCTATTGAAGTTAACGAa TATTTACAAACAAACCTCGATGGTGTTTTTGCTGGTGGTGACACGTGTAACGCCCCGGTTCATGGATCGAAAAATGTTAAAGCGAGCATTGGTCATTGGCAGTTGGCTCAACATCATGGCAGAATCGCTGCTCTGAATATGCTAGGAAAACAAGAACCGATAAGATCTGTACCATTCTTCTTTTCGGCTatgttttctttcaacttgCGATACTCGG GTTATGGGCATGGTTTTACCGAAGCTATTACTGTTGGTGAcctagaaaatttcaaattcgtaaCGTATTATTTAAAAGACGACGAAGTGATCGCAGCCACGTCTATTGGAGCTGATCCTATTGTCGCTAAAGTTGCCGAGGTGCTTCATAGCGGCAAAAAAATCGTTAAAGAGGGAGTACATAAAAACCAATGGCTTTCAAAGTACGACTCGAAAGTTTTTTCGTAA
- the LOC135832555 gene encoding apoptosis-inducing factor 3-like isoform X4, translating to MDRQETIEAVVCKDSDVPDNGMKEFPFGPDGDKILLVKQQGKLYGLGTKCSHYGVPLVNGALGKGRIRCPAHGACFNVSTGDIEEAPGLDGIPCFQVQTLANGDVVVCAAKSALKTPKKVKPMVRKSCNLKQTYVVVGAGAAGSSCAEVLRQEGFKGRIVVIGEEKHLPYDRVKSNKAMDMDVNKIILREKEFYDSNDIEMMNGERVTKLDTNSKIVSTDSGKEFPYDKVFIGVGVKPRRPTFIPNHELENIFTIRNIDDGNLVDSKLGPLVKVVIIGSSFIAMESAAYCAPKVARVTVIGRSSVPFSDTLGEEVGDRFKRYFESRGVSYRNNSNVVRFEGENDKLTQVVLNTGEVIPADICIVGIGSEYDTGFLKDTGVTLTKNGAIEVNEYLQTNLDGVFAGGDTCNAPVHGSKNVKASIGHWQLAQHHGRIAALNMLGKQEPIRSVPFFFSAMFSFNLRYSGYGHGFTEAITVGDLENFKFVTYYLKDDEVIAATSIGADPIVAKVAEVLHSGKKIVKEGVHKNQWLSKYDSKVFS from the exons ATGGATC GGCAAGAAACAATAGAGGCTGTGGTGTGTAAAGACTCCGACGTGCCTGATAATgg CATGAAAGAATTTCCATTTGGCCCGGATggcgataaaattttattagtgAAACAACAAGGAAAATTGTACGGACTTGGTACAAAATGTTCCCATTATGGAGTTCCTCTCGTGAACGGAGCTTTAGGAAAAGGACGAATCCGATGTCCGGCTCATGGAGCGTGTTTCAACGTATCTACAG GTGATATTGAAGAAGCCCCTGGCCTGGATGGAATCCCTTGTTTTCAGGTTCAAACTTTGGCAAATGGTGATGTAGTCGTATGTGCTGCCAAATCAGCTttaaaaacaccgaaaaaaGTAAAACCGATGGTGCGCAAGAGTTGTAATTTGAAACAAACTTACGTAGTTGTTGGAGCAG GTGCTGCTGGATCTTCGTGCGCTGAAGTGTTAAGACAAGAAGGCTTCAAAGGAAGAATCGTTGTCATCGGAGAAGAGAAACATTTACCTTATGATCGTGTAAAAAGCAATAAGGCAATGGATATGGATGTCAATAAGATTATTCTCAGAGAGAAAGAATTTTATGAT TCGAACGATATCGAAATGATGAATGGCGAAAGAGTTACCAAGTTAGACACTAATAGTAAAATAGTTTCTACCGACTCCGGTAAAGAGTTTCCTTACGATAAAGTATTCATTGGTGTCGGAGTTAA ACCTCGCCGACCAACGTTCATACCAAATcacgaattggaaaatattttcacaattcgAAACATCGATGACGGTAACCTAGTCGATTCCAAATTGGGACCATTAGTCAAAGTTGTTATAATCGGATCATCTTTCATTG ccatGGAATCGGCAGCCTATTGCGCCCCCAAAGTAGCCAGAGTTACAGTAATCGGTAGGAGCTCCGTACCATTTTCGGACACTCTCGGAGAAGAAGTAGGCGATCGATTCAAGAGATACTTTGAATCAAGAGGAGTTTCCTATAGAAATAACTCAAATGTTGTCCGATTTGAAGGAGAAAATGACAAATTAACTCAAGTAGTCTTAAATACTGGCGAGGTGATACCTGCGGATATCTGCATCGTCGGTATCGGATCCGAATACGATACAGGTTTTCTGAAGGACACTGGTGTCACTTTAACTAAGAACGGCGCTATTGAAGTTAACGAa TATTTACAAACAAACCTCGATGGTGTTTTTGCTGGTGGTGACACGTGTAACGCCCCGGTTCATGGATCGAAAAATGTTAAAGCGAGCATTGGTCATTGGCAGTTGGCTCAACATCATGGCAGAATCGCTGCTCTGAATATGCTAGGAAAACAAGAACCGATAAGATCTGTACCATTCTTCTTTTCGGCTatgttttctttcaacttgCGATACTCGG GTTATGGGCATGGTTTTACCGAAGCTATTACTGTTGGTGAcctagaaaatttcaaattcgtaaCGTATTATTTAAAAGACGACGAAGTGATCGCAGCCACGTCTATTGGAGCTGATCCTATTGTCGCTAAAGTTGCCGAGGTGCTTCATAGCGGCAAAAAAATCGTTAAAGAGGGAGTACATAAAAACCAATGGCTTTCAAAGTACGACTCGAAAGTTTTTTCGTAA
- the LOC135832555 gene encoding apoptosis-inducing factor 3-like isoform X2, whose translation MLKLFASCNLLSTQRIFRNLGITAVRTVANGQETIEAVVCKDSDVPDNGMKEFPFGPDGDKILLVKQQGKLYGLGTKCSHYGVPLVNGALGKGRIRCPAHGACFNVSTGDIEEAPGLDGIPCFQVQTLANGDVVVCAAKSALKTPKKVKPMVRKSCNLKQTYVVVGAGAAGSSCAEVLRQEGFKGRIVVIGEEKHLPYDRVKSNKAMDMDVNKIILREKEFYDSNDIEMMNGERVTKLDTNSKIVSTDSGKEFPYDKVFIGVGVKPRRPTFIPNHELENIFTIRNIDDGNLVDSKLGPLVKVVIIGSSFIAMESAAYCAPKVARVTVIGRSSVPFSDTLGEEVGDRFKRYFESRGVSYRNNSNVVRFEGENDKLTQVVLNTGEVIPADICIVGIGSEYDTGFLKDTGVTLTKNGAIEVNEYLQTNLDGVFAGGDTCNAPVHGSKNVKASIGHWQLAQHHGRIAALNMLGKQEPIRSVPFFFSAMFSFNLRYSGYGHGFTEAITVGDLENFKFVTYYLKDDEVIAATSIGADPIVAKVAEVLHSGKKIVKEGVHKNQWLSKYDSKVFS comes from the exons ATGTTGAAGTTATTTGCCTCTTGTAATTTACTCTCCACTCAGAGGATATTTCGAAATTTAGGAATCACAGCTGTTAGAACAGTGGCCAACG GGCAAGAAACAATAGAGGCTGTGGTGTGTAAAGACTCCGACGTGCCTGATAATgg CATGAAAGAATTTCCATTTGGCCCGGATggcgataaaattttattagtgAAACAACAAGGAAAATTGTACGGACTTGGTACAAAATGTTCCCATTATGGAGTTCCTCTCGTGAACGGAGCTTTAGGAAAAGGACGAATCCGATGTCCGGCTCATGGAGCGTGTTTCAACGTATCTACAG GTGATATTGAAGAAGCCCCTGGCCTGGATGGAATCCCTTGTTTTCAGGTTCAAACTTTGGCAAATGGTGATGTAGTCGTATGTGCTGCCAAATCAGCTttaaaaacaccgaaaaaaGTAAAACCGATGGTGCGCAAGAGTTGTAATTTGAAACAAACTTACGTAGTTGTTGGAGCAG GTGCTGCTGGATCTTCGTGCGCTGAAGTGTTAAGACAAGAAGGCTTCAAAGGAAGAATCGTTGTCATCGGAGAAGAGAAACATTTACCTTATGATCGTGTAAAAAGCAATAAGGCAATGGATATGGATGTCAATAAGATTATTCTCAGAGAGAAAGAATTTTATGAT TCGAACGATATCGAAATGATGAATGGCGAAAGAGTTACCAAGTTAGACACTAATAGTAAAATAGTTTCTACCGACTCCGGTAAAGAGTTTCCTTACGATAAAGTATTCATTGGTGTCGGAGTTAA ACCTCGCCGACCAACGTTCATACCAAATcacgaattggaaaatattttcacaattcgAAACATCGATGACGGTAACCTAGTCGATTCCAAATTGGGACCATTAGTCAAAGTTGTTATAATCGGATCATCTTTCATTG ccatGGAATCGGCAGCCTATTGCGCCCCCAAAGTAGCCAGAGTTACAGTAATCGGTAGGAGCTCCGTACCATTTTCGGACACTCTCGGAGAAGAAGTAGGCGATCGATTCAAGAGATACTTTGAATCAAGAGGAGTTTCCTATAGAAATAACTCAAATGTTGTCCGATTTGAAGGAGAAAATGACAAATTAACTCAAGTAGTCTTAAATACTGGCGAGGTGATACCTGCGGATATCTGCATCGTCGGTATCGGATCCGAATACGATACAGGTTTTCTGAAGGACACTGGTGTCACTTTAACTAAGAACGGCGCTATTGAAGTTAACGAa TATTTACAAACAAACCTCGATGGTGTTTTTGCTGGTGGTGACACGTGTAACGCCCCGGTTCATGGATCGAAAAATGTTAAAGCGAGCATTGGTCATTGGCAGTTGGCTCAACATCATGGCAGAATCGCTGCTCTGAATATGCTAGGAAAACAAGAACCGATAAGATCTGTACCATTCTTCTTTTCGGCTatgttttctttcaacttgCGATACTCGG GTTATGGGCATGGTTTTACCGAAGCTATTACTGTTGGTGAcctagaaaatttcaaattcgtaaCGTATTATTTAAAAGACGACGAAGTGATCGCAGCCACGTCTATTGGAGCTGATCCTATTGTCGCTAAAGTTGCCGAGGTGCTTCATAGCGGCAAAAAAATCGTTAAAGAGGGAGTACATAAAAACCAATGGCTTTCAAAGTACGACTCGAAAGTTTTTTCGTAA
- the Bdp1 gene encoding transcription factor TFIIIB component B'' homolog encodes MSSTDLIEHVIEWDDSSQSQCLDEIPHMDENVDIVHSDDSNIVIEVISPDTAPIENSTSNTEGSTQPEIEVVTFDSVHDETPSELTEESEETPSGSSSPEQPDKAKKSRGKKQSTKAKCVKPKRKPTKKKNTKTSDDDKPKPKELPSVYSRNQIARHAKRINKLKELEQNDESDSEASNEDVDETSDRDIDINLRIFEGSTESVDNVVIGEIQCNILDDNSSTKEANNSNKNASNVFKLSVNTNFVDVCDTNDSLASTVADMHDEEADVDDPLDFSDNDSDLEILVSKPIVRKRATQPVKKEKPTEKKQKLTMYDLIHDKICFSSDSKTDESETEQKDPKTKESKKSKTNNKKSKMKKEEPTEDLKPTTESKEEKNQNLPVPKLKVGADGEVIIDMDSLVIEQTGVSEARNALANSEVVEECALSYTSYNKRNSFRKQWSPHETLKFYKVLSTVGTDFTLMATLFPGRTRKCMKRKFKKEEKTSPELILKALSCKQNFNIDLLEKELQLKDEKVNQFKENSRKQKIAQKKAMKDANKKEKEKEKEKITSKGSKIKRKSFFETSISHFQDR; translated from the exons ATGAGTAGTACTGATTTAATCGAGCATGTTATTGAGTGGGATGATTCTAGTCAAAGTCAATGCCTGGACGAAATACCGCATATGGATGAAAACGTCGATATTGTCCACTCAGACGATAGTAATATCGTAATCGAAGTTATCTCACCTGATACTGCTCCCATTGAAAACTCCACTTCAAACACCGAAGGTTCTACACAGCCAGAAATCGAAGTAGTCACCTTCGACTCCGTACATGATGAAACTCCATCTGAACTTACTGAAGAATCTGAAGAAACACCTTCTGGATCATCTTCTCCAGAACAGCCAGACAAGGCCAAGAAATCGCGTGGTAAAAAACAATCAACTAAAGCTAAGTGTGTGAAGCCAAAACGTAAACcaacgaagaagaaaaacacTAAAACCAGCGACGATGATAAACCTAAACCGAAAGAATTACCTAGTGTTTATTCGAGAAATCAAATTGCTCGTCATGCTAAAagaattaataaattgaaagaaCTAGAACAAAACGATGAAAGTGATAGCGAGGCAAGTAACGAAGATGTAGACGAAACTTCAGATCGCGATATTGATATTAATCTACGTATATTCGAAGGATCTACCGAATCAGTTGACAATGTAGTGATCGGCGAAATTCAATGTAATATATTAGACGATAATTCTTCCACGAAAGAAGCAAATAATTCAAACAAGAATGCCTCGAATGTGTTTAAATTGTCTGTAAATACGAATTTCGTCGATGTCTGTGATACTAACGATTCTCTTGCAAGCACCGTCGCGGATATGCATGACGAAGAAGCTGATGTAGACGATCCTCTTGATTTCTCCGATAACGATTccgatttggaaattttagtttcCAAACCAATTGTGAG AAAAAGGGCAACTCAACCAGTAAAAAAGGAGAAGCCCaccgaaaaaaagcaaaaattaacgATGTACGATTTAATTCACGATAAAATCTGTTTTTCTTccga ctCAAAAACAGATGAAAGTGAAACTGAACAAAAAGATCCCAA AACAAAGgaatccaaaaaatctaaaaccaaCAATAAGAAATCGAA GATGAAAAAAGAGGAACCTACAGAAGACTTGAAACCAACAACGGAgtcgaaagaagaaaaaaatcaaaatttacccgTTCCTAAATTGAAAGTAGGCGCAGATGGAGAAGTGATCATTGATATGGATAGTTTG GTTATCGAACAAACTGGTGTATCTGAGGCCAGAAACGCACTAGCCAATTCTGAAGTTGTTGAAGAATGCGCCTTGAGTTATACTTCGTACAATAAAAGAAATAGTTTTCGCAAGCAGTGGAGCCCTCATG agacgttgaaattttataaagtgTTGAGCACAGTCGGTACGGATTTCACATTAATGGCAACTTTATTCCCTGGCCGAACCAGAAAATGTATGAaacgtaaattcaaaaaagaagaaaaaaccagTCCCGAGTTAATTTTGAAAGCCTTATCatgcaaacaaaatttcaatatagaTTTACTCGAGAAAGAATTAC AACTAAAAGACGAAAAAGTCAATCAGTTCAAAGAAAATTcaaggaaacaaaaaattgcacaaaagaAAGCTATGAAAGATgccaataaaaaagaaaaagagaaagaaaaagaaaaaattacgagtaaaggaagcaaaatcaaacgaaaaa GTTTTTTTGAAACCAGCATTTCACATTTCCAAGATAGGTGA